The following are encoded in a window of Tessaracoccus flavescens genomic DNA:
- a CDS encoding alpha/beta fold hydrolase yields MPFVTTADDVKLNYSDTGGDGRPIVLIHGWPLSGDAFASNIPVLQDAGYRVVTYDRRGFGTSSKPEGGYDYDTLTDDLETLLEQLDLQGAVVLGFSMGGGEAARIGGRRNPRVAGLIFSGSIAPALCITENNPDAAMPYEEFEKMSKACADDRDGFLSDFITTFYSTPDGGLQVSEGVRDEGLRLARQSGARAAVETILIWATDLRDDCRRIDVPTLVIHGDGDQNVPMAASGERMPQYVDGAELVVIEGAPHGANDSHAAQWNAAILDFMERVDQA; encoded by the coding sequence ATGCCGTTTGTGACCACGGCCGATGACGTCAAGCTGAACTATTCCGACACCGGGGGTGATGGCCGACCGATCGTGCTGATTCACGGCTGGCCCCTCTCCGGCGACGCGTTCGCCAGCAACATCCCCGTCCTCCAGGACGCCGGATACCGGGTGGTCACCTACGACCGGCGCGGGTTCGGGACCTCGTCGAAACCGGAGGGGGGCTACGACTACGACACCCTCACCGACGATCTCGAGACCCTCCTCGAGCAGCTCGATCTGCAGGGAGCCGTAGTCCTCGGCTTCTCGATGGGTGGCGGCGAGGCCGCGAGGATCGGTGGCCGACGCAACCCGCGCGTCGCAGGCCTGATCTTCTCCGGATCCATCGCCCCTGCGCTCTGCATCACCGAAAACAACCCGGACGCAGCCATGCCGTACGAGGAGTTCGAGAAGATGTCGAAGGCCTGCGCCGACGACCGCGACGGGTTCCTCTCCGACTTCATCACGACCTTCTACAGCACCCCCGACGGCGGGCTTCAGGTGTCCGAGGGCGTGCGCGACGAGGGGCTTCGCCTCGCCCGCCAGTCGGGAGCCAGGGCCGCGGTCGAGACCATCCTCATCTGGGCAACCGACCTGCGCGATGACTGCCGCCGGATCGACGTGCCCACCCTCGTCATCCACGGAGACGGCGACCAGAACGTGCCGATGGCCGCATCGGGCGAGCGCATGCCGCAGTACGTCGACGGGGCGGAGCTGGTGGTGATCGAGGGCGCACCCCACGGCGCAAACGACTCGCACGCCGCCCAATGGAACGCAGCGATCCTCGATTTCATGGAGAGGGTCGACCAGGCCTGA
- a CDS encoding metal-sulfur cluster assembly factor yields MYNPDQRPSDLVKDELPDVDTSTQTGPTKIVPTEDEILEAMKDVVDPELMVNVVDLGLLYGAQIDDEANVTLDMTLTSPTCPLTDKIEYDTRYVLDGLANSVTINWVWLPPWTLEMISEDGREQLRAIGYNL; encoded by the coding sequence ATGTACAACCCGGATCAGCGTCCGAGCGACCTCGTCAAGGACGAGCTCCCCGACGTCGACACCAGCACCCAGACGGGGCCGACGAAGATCGTCCCCACCGAGGACGAGATCCTCGAGGCCATGAAAGACGTCGTCGACCCCGAGCTGATGGTCAACGTCGTCGACCTCGGCCTGCTCTACGGCGCGCAGATCGACGACGAGGCCAACGTCACGCTCGACATGACGCTCACCTCGCCGACCTGCCCGCTCACGGACAAGATCGAGTACGACACCAGGTACGTGCTCGACGGTCTCGCCAACTCCGTGACCATCAACTGGGTCTGGCTGCCGCCGTGGACGCTCGAGATGATCTCCGAGGACGGCCGCGAGCAGCTGCGCGCCATCGGCTACAACCTCTAG
- the sufU gene encoding Fe-S cluster assembly sulfur transfer protein SufU yields MNIDELYQTIILDHYREKHHSGLRDGYDAEVHHVNPSCGDELTLRVHVDGDTITDISYEGEGCSISQASTSVMTDLLIGGSTGHALELHDEFLEMMQSQGRIEPDEDRFEDAIAFAGVSKFPARVKCALLGWSALRDATLQATAKEN; encoded by the coding sequence ATGAACATCGACGAGCTGTACCAGACGATCATCCTCGACCACTACCGCGAGAAGCACCACAGCGGACTGCGCGACGGCTACGACGCCGAGGTGCACCACGTGAACCCGTCCTGCGGCGACGAGCTGACGCTCCGCGTGCACGTGGACGGCGACACCATCACGGACATCTCCTACGAGGGTGAGGGCTGCTCCATCTCGCAGGCCTCCACGTCCGTCATGACCGACCTGCTCATCGGAGGCAGCACAGGGCACGCGCTCGAACTGCACGACGAGTTCCTGGAGATGATGCAGTCCCAGGGCAGGATCGAACCGGACGAGGACCGCTTTGAGGACGCCATCGCGTTCGCGGGCGTCTCCAAGTTCCCGGCGCGCGTCAAGTGCGCCCTCCTCGGGTGGTCAGCCCTGCGTGACGCCACCCTGCAAGCCACCGCCAAGGAGAACTGA